A stretch of the Staphylococcus sp. NRL 16/872 genome encodes the following:
- the purM gene encoding phosphoribosylformylglycinamidine cyclo-ligase, with the protein MSKAYEQSGVDIHAGYEAVERMSSHVQRTMRKEVFGGLGGFGATFDLSQLNMKAPVLVSGTDGVGTKLKLAIDNDKHDTIGIDAVAMCVNDILTTGAEPLYFLDYIATNKVVPEVIEQIVKGVSDGCEETNTALIGGETAEMGEMYHEGEYDLAGFAVGAVEKEDYIDGSAIQEGQAIIGLASNGIHSNGYSLVRKLIKESGINLNDEFDGRTYLDTFLAPTQLYVKPILALKKAVQIKGMNHITGGGFYENIPRGLPKGLAAKIDTQSFPTPKVFEWLQQQAQIETQEMYNVFNMGIGYTVIVDKEEAKKAIEILNNEGISAYEIGEIITDKDTPIYLEGVEA; encoded by the coding sequence ATGTCTAAAGCTTATGAACAATCAGGTGTTGATATTCACGCAGGTTATGAAGCAGTTGAAAGAATGTCGAGTCACGTCCAACGTACGATGCGTAAAGAAGTGTTTGGCGGTCTAGGAGGATTTGGTGCAACATTCGACTTATCACAATTAAATATGAAAGCACCCGTTCTCGTCTCTGGCACGGATGGTGTAGGCACTAAATTAAAGCTAGCAATTGATAATGACAAACACGATACCATTGGCATCGATGCCGTAGCAATGTGCGTGAATGACATTTTAACTACAGGTGCTGAACCACTTTATTTCTTAGATTATATTGCTACAAATAAAGTGGTGCCAGAAGTGATTGAACAAATCGTTAAAGGCGTAAGTGACGGTTGTGAAGAAACTAATACCGCTTTAATCGGTGGTGAAACTGCAGAAATGGGCGAAATGTACCATGAGGGTGAATATGATCTTGCAGGTTTTGCGGTAGGTGCAGTTGAGAAAGAAGACTACATTGATGGCTCAGCGATTCAAGAAGGTCAAGCTATCATTGGTCTTGCCTCAAACGGTATTCATTCAAACGGTTATAGTTTAGTCCGTAAATTAATTAAAGAATCAGGTATTAATTTAAATGATGAATTCGATGGACGTACGTATCTAGATACGTTCTTAGCGCCCACACAGTTATATGTTAAGCCTATTCTTGCTCTGAAAAAGGCTGTCCAAATAAAAGGCATGAATCATATCACAGGTGGCGGTTTTTACGAAAACATCCCACGTGGCTTACCTAAAGGCTTAGCAGCGAAGATTGATACTCAATCATTCCCAACGCCTAAAGTATTTGAATGGTTACAACAACAGGCTCAAATTGAAACTCAAGAAATGTATAACGTATTTAATATGGGAATAGGTTATACGGTTATTGTGGATAAAGAAGAAGCTAAAAAAGCGATTGAAATATTAAATAATGAAGGCATTTCAGCATATGAAATTGGTGAAATTATTACAGATAAAGATACGCCTATCTATTTAGAGGGGGTAGAGGCGTGA
- the purF gene encoding amidophosphoribosyltransferase, translating to MFNYSGLNEECGVFGIWNHSEAAQLTYMGLHSLQHRGQEGAGIVVSDGETLKGERGLGLLTEAIKAPQMKNLKEGHNAIGHVRYATSGNKGIENIQPFLYHFYDMSVAICHNGNLINAQALRQYLEKHGAIFHSSSDTEVIMHLIRRSKAPTFEEALKESLRQIKGGFTFAILTKDALYGAVDPNAIRPLVVGKMQDGTYILASETCAIDVLGAEFVQDIHAGEYVVINKDGIEVKSYTSHTNTAISAMEYIYFARPDSTIAGKNVHAVRKASGKKLAQESPANADMVIGVPNSSLSAASGYAEESNLPYEMGLVKNQYVARTFIQPTQELREQGVRVKLSAVKDIVEGKSIVLVDDSIVRGTTSKRIVRMLKDSGAKEVHVRIASPEFMFPSFYGIDVSTTAELISASKSPEEICEYIGADSLAYLSVEGLIESIGLDYDAPYHGLCVESFTGDYPAGLFDYEENYYKNLSQRQKDYINNHKHYFDREGNIHV from the coding sequence ATGTTTAACTACAGTGGATTAAACGAAGAGTGTGGAGTATTCGGAATATGGAATCATTCTGAAGCAGCCCAATTAACTTATATGGGACTTCATAGTTTACAACATCGTGGTCAAGAAGGTGCAGGTATTGTTGTTTCAGATGGTGAAACATTAAAAGGCGAACGTGGTTTAGGTTTATTAACTGAAGCGATTAAAGCGCCTCAAATGAAGAATCTTAAAGAAGGACATAACGCTATTGGTCATGTGCGCTATGCTACTTCTGGTAATAAAGGTATTGAAAATATTCAGCCATTCCTTTACCACTTCTACGATATGAGCGTAGCGATTTGTCACAATGGTAACTTAATTAACGCGCAAGCGCTTCGTCAGTATTTAGAAAAACATGGGGCTATTTTCCATTCATCATCTGATACTGAAGTGATCATGCATTTAATTCGTCGTAGTAAAGCACCAACTTTTGAAGAAGCTTTAAAAGAAAGTTTACGTCAAATTAAAGGTGGTTTCACTTTTGCGATTTTAACTAAAGACGCACTATATGGGGCAGTTGATCCTAATGCCATCCGTCCGCTTGTAGTCGGTAAAATGCAAGATGGAACATATATTTTAGCAAGTGAAACATGTGCGATTGATGTATTAGGTGCTGAATTTGTTCAAGATATTCACGCCGGTGAATACGTCGTAATTAACAAAGATGGTATTGAAGTAAAATCTTATACAAGTCATACGAATACTGCAATTTCAGCGATGGAATACATCTACTTTGCACGTCCGGATTCTACGATTGCTGGGAAAAATGTTCACGCTGTACGTAAAGCGTCTGGTAAAAAATTAGCTCAAGAAAGTCCAGCTAATGCTGATATGGTCATTGGTGTACCTAATTCATCACTATCAGCCGCAAGTGGGTATGCTGAAGAAAGCAACTTGCCATATGAAATGGGCTTAGTAAAAAACCAATATGTGGCACGTACATTTATTCAACCCACTCAAGAATTAAGAGAGCAAGGTGTTCGCGTAAAATTATCTGCTGTTAAAGATATTGTTGAAGGAAAAAGTATTGTCTTGGTTGATGATTCTATTGTGCGAGGAACGACAAGTAAACGCATTGTGAGAATGTTGAAAGATTCAGGTGCAAAAGAAGTTCACGTACGTATAGCCTCTCCAGAATTTATGTTCCCAAGTTTCTATGGTATTGATGTCTCAACAACGGCTGAATTGATTTCAGCTAGTAAATCACCAGAAGAAATTTGTGAATATATTGGCGCAGATTCATTAGCATATTTAAGCGTTGAGGGGTTAATTGAATCGATTGGTTTAGATTACGATGCGCCATATCACGGCTTATGTGTAGAAAGCTTCACGGGCGACTATCCGGCAGGTCTTTTCGATTACGAAGAGAATTATTATAAAAACTTGAGTCAACGTCAAAAGGATTATATTAACAATCATAAACACTACTTTGATAGAGAGGGTAATATCCATGTCTAA
- the purL gene encoding phosphoribosylformylglycinamidine synthase subunit PurL: MSKFIEPSIEEIKLEKVYQDMGLSDAEYDKVCEILGREPNFTEVGIFSVMWSEHCSYKHSKPFLKQFPTTGEHVLMGPGEGAGVVDIGDNQAVVFKVESHNHPSAIEPYQGAATGVGGIIRDIVSIGARPINLLNSLRFGELSVKQNQRLLKGVVRGIGGYGNCIGIPTTAGEIEFDDRYDGNPLVNAMCVGVIDHDMVQKGTAKGEGNSVIYVGLKTGRDGIHGATFASEELTEESESKRPSVQIGDPFVGKKLMEATLEAITFDELVGIQDMGAAGLTSSSSEMAAKGGSGLELHLDKVPTREPGISPYEMMLSETQERMLLVVEKGTEQKFLDLFDKHELDSAIIGEVTNTDRFVLKYEDEVYADIPVQSLADEAPVYILEGEEKEYNTSKNDYSAIDAQDVFEKLLTHPTIASKHYLYEQYDQQVGANTIIKPGLQSSVVRVEGTNKAVASTIDGEARYVFNQPYEGGKMVVAEAYRNLIAVGATPLAITDCLNYGSPEKKEIYQQLIDSTKGMAEACEVLKTPVVSGNVSLYNETRGTSIFPTPVVGMVGLIEDIDYLNDFHPKAGHKLYLVGETKDDFGGSQIEKLLYGKVNHEFEAIDLSDEVAKGEAVKTAIRNGVASHVQTVGKGGLLITLARISAYHSLGLSAHVDLTDAQLFSETQGRYVIAVKEGQTLDIDNAVEIGELTDVDEFNVSNAQTTIVEKVSDIKENWEGAIEKCLTTVD, encoded by the coding sequence ATGTCTAAGTTTATCGAACCAAGTATTGAAGAAATTAAACTTGAAAAAGTCTATCAAGACATGGGTTTAAGTGATGCAGAATATGATAAAGTGTGTGAAATTTTGGGCAGAGAACCTAACTTTACTGAAGTCGGTATCTTCTCTGTAATGTGGAGTGAACATTGTTCTTACAAACACTCTAAGCCATTCTTAAAGCAATTCCCAACAACTGGTGAACATGTATTAATGGGACCAGGTGAAGGCGCTGGGGTAGTTGATATTGGTGATAATCAAGCTGTTGTATTTAAAGTAGAATCTCATAACCATCCTTCTGCAATTGAACCGTATCAAGGCGCAGCAACTGGTGTAGGCGGTATTATTAGAGACATCGTTTCTATCGGCGCTAGACCAATTAATTTATTAAATAGCTTACGTTTTGGTGAACTATCAGTAAAACAAAATCAACGCTTACTTAAAGGTGTGGTTCGTGGTATCGGTGGTTATGGTAATTGTATTGGTATTCCAACAACTGCTGGTGAAATTGAGTTTGACGATCGTTACGATGGTAACCCATTAGTTAACGCTATGTGTGTAGGTGTCATTGACCACGACATGGTTCAAAAAGGGACTGCTAAAGGTGAAGGTAACTCAGTCATTTATGTAGGTTTGAAAACAGGACGTGACGGTATTCACGGGGCTACTTTTGCATCAGAAGAGTTAACTGAAGAAAGTGAAAGTAAACGTCCATCAGTCCAAATTGGTGATCCATTTGTTGGTAAAAAGTTAATGGAAGCGACATTAGAAGCTATTACATTTGACGAATTAGTCGGTATTCAAGATATGGGTGCTGCTGGTTTAACGTCTTCTTCATCTGAAATGGCAGCGAAAGGCGGAAGCGGTTTGGAATTACACTTGGATAAAGTGCCAACTCGCGAACCTGGTATTTCACCGTATGAAATGATGCTTTCAGAAACGCAAGAGAGAATGTTATTAGTAGTTGAAAAAGGCACAGAACAAAAATTCCTAGACTTATTCGATAAACATGAACTTGATAGCGCAATCATTGGTGAAGTAACAAACACTGACCGCTTCGTTCTTAAATACGAAGATGAGGTCTATGCAGATATTCCGGTTCAATCGTTAGCTGATGAAGCGCCTGTTTACATTTTAGAAGGTGAAGAAAAAGAATATAATACATCTAAAAATGATTATAGTGCTATCGATGCTCAAGATGTATTTGAAAAACTATTAACGCACCCAACAATCGCTTCAAAACATTATCTATACGAACAATATGATCAACAAGTTGGTGCGAATACAATTATTAAACCAGGCTTACAATCTTCAGTTGTACGTGTAGAAGGCACAAATAAAGCTGTTGCTTCTACAATTGATGGTGAAGCAAGATATGTCTTTAACCAACCTTATGAAGGTGGAAAAATGGTTGTAGCAGAAGCATATCGTAACTTAATCGCTGTTGGGGCAACACCATTAGCTATAACAGATTGCTTAAACTATGGTTCACCTGAAAAGAAAGAAATCTACCAACAATTAATTGATTCTACTAAAGGGATGGCAGAAGCATGTGAAGTGCTAAAAACACCTGTCGTTTCTGGTAACGTTTCATTATATAACGAAACACGTGGTACATCTATTTTCCCAACGCCTGTAGTAGGTATGGTAGGTCTAATTGAAGATATTGATTATTTAAACGACTTCCATCCTAAAGCTGGACACAAATTATATCTTGTTGGAGAAACTAAAGACGATTTCGGCGGCAGTCAAATTGAAAAGTTATTATACGGCAAAGTTAATCACGAATTTGAAGCTATCGATTTAAGTGATGAAGTGGCAAAAGGAGAAGCGGTTAAAACAGCAATTAGAAATGGTGTCGCTTCTCATGTACAAACAGTTGGTAAAGGCGGTTTATTAATTACGTTAGCACGTATTAGTGCTTATCATAGTCTTGGTTTATCGGCTCATGTAGATCTTACAGATGCGCAGTTATTTAGTGAAACACAAGGTCGCTACGTGATTGCAGTAAAAGAAGGTCAAACACTGGATATCGACAATGCTGTTGAAATCGGTGAATTAACAGATGTAGATGAATTTAATGTTTCAAATGCTCAAACTACTATTGTAGAAAAAGTCTCAGATATCAAAGAAAATTGGGAAGGAGCCATCGAAAAATGTTTAACTACAGTGGATTAA
- the purQ gene encoding phosphoribosylformylglycinamidine synthase subunit PurQ — protein MKFAVLVFPGSNCDRDMYNAAIKSGAEAEYVDYRETSLEGFDGVLIPGGFSFGDYLRSGAMASVAPIIDEVKRFAEEGKPVLGVCNGFQILTEIGLLPGALLHNDSHLFISRNEKLKIANNQTSFTNLYGENEIVVYPVAHGEGHYYCTDEMYEELVENNQIILTYEDNPNGSHEHIAGIVNKRGNVCGMMPHPERALETILGTDSGVKLFEAMVNSWREQNV, from the coding sequence ATGAAGTTTGCAGTTCTCGTATTTCCAGGTTCAAATTGTGATAGAGACATGTACAATGCAGCAATTAAGTCAGGCGCTGAAGCAGAATATGTTGACTATCGAGAAACATCATTAGAAGGTTTTGATGGGGTACTCATTCCAGGTGGTTTCTCTTTCGGTGACTATCTTCGTTCAGGTGCAATGGCAAGCGTAGCGCCGATTATTGATGAAGTGAAACGTTTCGCTGAAGAAGGTAAACCTGTATTAGGTGTTTGCAATGGATTCCAAATTTTAACGGAAATAGGTCTATTACCTGGCGCATTACTACATAATGATTCTCATTTATTTATTAGCAGAAATGAAAAACTGAAAATTGCTAATAATCAAACTTCATTCACTAATCTTTATGGTGAAAATGAAATTGTAGTTTATCCAGTAGCACATGGTGAAGGTCATTATTATTGTACAGATGAAATGTATGAAGAATTAGTTGAAAATAATCAAATTATCTTAACTTATGAAGATAATCCAAACGGCTCTCATGAGCATATTGCGGGTATTGTTAATAAGCGAGGTAATGTATGTGGAATGATGCCACATCCAGAACGAGCACTTGAAACAATTCTTGGCACTGATAGCGGTGTGAAATTATTCGAAGCAATGGTTAATAGTTGGAGGGAACAAAATGTCTAA
- the purS gene encoding phosphoribosylformylglycinamidine synthase subunit PurS, with product MKTIELHITLQPQVLDTQGQALNRAVHDLGYKQVNDIRVGKVLYMTVDEATDEAVDNIITTLSEKLFANTVIEEYSYKIVDEKENA from the coding sequence ATGAAAACGATTGAACTTCACATCACACTACAACCACAGGTATTAGATACGCAAGGACAAGCCTTAAATCGAGCAGTACATGATTTAGGGTATAAACAAGTAAATGACATTCGTGTAGGTAAAGTATTATATATGACTGTTGATGAAGCTACAGATGAAGCGGTGGATAATATTATCACAACGTTAAGTGAAAAATTATTTGCGAATACAGTTATTGAAGAATATAGCTACAAAATTGTAGATGAAAAGGAGAATGCATAA
- the purC gene encoding phosphoribosylaminoimidazolesuccinocarboxamide synthase, producing MSLLYEGKAKRIFSTDTPHQLRVEYKDEVTAGNGAKKDTMEGKGRLNNKITSIIFDYLNQKGIKSHFIKQLSETEQLVKEVKIIPLEVVVRNIATGSITKRLGFEKGHQFEAPLVEFFYKNDDLNDPLITDDHVKLLNIANDEEIETLKTMAKDINRVLIQLMDEMNLRLVDFKVEFGRTQDGKILLADEISPDTCRIWDKDSDTNFDKDVYRNDTGSLIDTYQTFLNKLEELK from the coding sequence ATGTCTCTATTATATGAAGGTAAAGCAAAAAGAATTTTTTCTACTGACACACCGCATCAATTAAGAGTGGAATATAAAGACGAAGTTACAGCTGGAAATGGCGCGAAAAAAGACACTATGGAAGGTAAAGGGCGTTTAAATAATAAAATTACTTCAATTATCTTTGATTATTTAAATCAAAAAGGAATTAAGAGTCATTTTATTAAACAACTATCCGAGACAGAACAATTAGTCAAAGAAGTCAAAATTATTCCACTAGAAGTAGTGGTTCGTAATATCGCAACTGGTTCTATTACAAAACGTTTAGGTTTTGAAAAGGGGCATCAATTTGAAGCACCATTGGTAGAATTTTTTTACAAAAATGATGATTTAAATGATCCACTTATTACAGATGATCACGTTAAACTTCTTAATATTGCTAATGATGAAGAAATAGAAACATTAAAAACGATGGCAAAAGATATCAATCGTGTGCTAATTCAACTGATGGATGAAATGAATTTACGTTTGGTAGATTTTAAAGTTGAATTTGGCAGAACACAAGATGGCAAGATTTTATTAGCTGATGAAATTTCTCCTGATACTTGCCGTATTTGGGATAAAGATTCAGATACTAACTTTGATAAAGACGTTTACAGAAATGACACTGGTTCACTTATTGACACATACCAAACATTTTTAAATAAATTGGAGGAACTTAAATAA
- the purK gene encoding 5-(carboxyamino)imidazole ribonucleotide synthase: MNFNKLKFGDTIGIIGGGQLGKMMAQSAQKMGFKVVCLDPNADSPCRPVAHEFINAAYDDEQALQELGRKTDVITYEFENISADQLQHLTKQFNIPQGYQAIQLLQDRLTEKQTLEQAGSKIVPFLSVQSNDDLQTAINELGYPFILKTRFGGYDGKGQILVKDETNIEEAKALISNQECVAEQYLDLALEVSLTVTIGNQKQITYFPLQENEHRNQILFKTIVPARSDKEQEARDEVNKIIEAIHFVGTFTVEFFIDKDNHLFVNEIAPRPHNSGHYSIEACDYSQFDTHILAVTGQTLPNSVEILKPAVMMNLLGRDLDLLEDKFSDHPEWHIHIYGKSERKPDRKMGHMTILTDDIDDTEAKMLKEFEGRE, from the coding sequence ATGAACTTCAATAAATTAAAGTTTGGTGACACGATTGGTATTATCGGCGGAGGACAGCTGGGCAAAATGATGGCACAATCTGCTCAAAAGATGGGATTTAAAGTCGTATGTTTAGATCCTAATGCCGATAGTCCATGTAGACCAGTGGCGCATGAATTTATTAATGCCGCTTATGATGATGAACAAGCATTACAAGAGTTAGGTCGAAAAACTGACGTGATTACTTATGAATTTGAAAATATTTCGGCCGACCAACTTCAACACCTAACTAAACAATTTAATATTCCTCAAGGTTATCAAGCCATTCAATTATTACAAGACAGATTAACTGAAAAACAAACATTAGAGCAAGCTGGTTCTAAAATTGTTCCATTCTTGTCTGTTCAAAGTAATGATGACCTCCAAACGGCTATAAATGAATTAGGCTATCCTTTCATTCTGAAAACACGCTTTGGTGGTTATGATGGTAAAGGACAAATACTAGTTAAAGATGAAACAAATATTGAAGAAGCTAAAGCACTTATTTCTAATCAAGAATGTGTAGCGGAACAATATTTAGATTTAGCACTTGAAGTTTCTTTAACAGTAACCATTGGTAATCAAAAGCAAATCACTTATTTCCCATTACAAGAAAACGAACACCGCAATCAAATACTATTTAAAACTATCGTGCCAGCGAGAAGCGATAAAGAACAAGAAGCAAGAGATGAAGTAAATAAAATTATTGAAGCAATACATTTCGTTGGAACATTTACGGTTGAATTCTTTATAGATAAAGATAATCACTTATTTGTAAATGAAATTGCACCACGTCCTCATAATTCCGGACATTATTCAATCGAAGCTTGTGATTATTCACAATTTGATACACATATCTTAGCAGTTACAGGACAAACACTTCCAAACTCAGTTGAAATATTGAAACCTGCCGTCATGATGAATTTGCTAGGTCGCGATTTAGACTTGCTAGAGGATAAATTTAGTGACCATCCTGAATGGCATATTCATATTTATGGCAAATCTGAACGTAAACCTGACCGTAAAATGGGCCATATGACTATTTTGACTGATGATATTGATGATACAGAAGCTAAAATGCTCAAGGAATTTGAAGGGAGAGAATAA
- the purE gene encoding 5-(carboxyamino)imidazole ribonucleotide mutase, protein MKVAVIMGSSSDWKIMQESCAMLEKFEIPYDKKVVSAHRTPKLMFDFASQARTDGYDIIIAGAGGAAHLPGMVASMTTLPVIGVPIESKSLKGLDSLLSIVQMPGGIPVATTAIGTAGAKNAGILAARILSIGNESVRKNLENYEQSLVDKVGEMQNELQ, encoded by the coding sequence GTGAAAGTAGCAGTCATTATGGGTAGTTCCTCAGACTGGAAGATTATGCAAGAAAGTTGCGCAATGTTAGAGAAATTTGAAATTCCGTACGATAAAAAAGTAGTATCTGCACATCGTACGCCAAAGTTAATGTTCGATTTTGCAAGTCAAGCGAGAACAGATGGTTATGACATTATCATCGCTGGTGCAGGCGGAGCAGCACATTTACCTGGGATGGTAGCATCGATGACGACATTACCGGTTATTGGAGTTCCTATCGAGTCTAAAAGTTTAAAAGGTTTAGATTCATTATTATCAATAGTACAAATGCCTGGTGGTATTCCTGTTGCAACTACAGCCATTGGTACAGCTGGTGCAAAGAATGCCGGAATTTTAGCGGCGAGAATTTTAAGTATTGGTAATGAAAGTGTTCGTAAAAATTTAGAAAATTATGAACAATCACTTGTAGATAAAGTAGGTGAGATGCAAAATGAACTTCAATAA
- the folD gene encoding bifunctional methylenetetrahydrofolate dehydrogenase/methenyltetrahydrofolate cyclohydrolase FolD encodes MVAKILDGKQISKDYRQGLQDQVEALKEKGYTPKLSVILVGNDGASQSYVNSKKKAAEKIGMISEIVHLDEDTSEEDVLKELDRLNNDDSVSGILVQVPLPKQVSEQKILESINPDKDVDGFHPSNIGKLYIDEQTFVPCTPLGIMEILKHADIDLEGKNAVVIGRSHIVGQPVSKLLLQANATVTILHSRTKDMQSHLKDADVIVSAVGKPGLVTKDDVKEGAIIVDVGNTPDENGKLKGDVEFDEVKEVAGAITPVPGGVGPLTITMVLNNTLLAEKMRRGIE; translated from the coding sequence GTGGTTGCAAAAATTTTAGATGGGAAACAAATTTCTAAGGACTACAGACAGGGATTACAAGATCAAGTAGAAGCTTTAAAAGAAAAAGGCTATACTCCTAAATTATCTGTTATCTTAGTGGGAAACGATGGCGCTAGTCAAAGTTACGTTAATTCTAAAAAGAAAGCTGCTGAAAAAATTGGCATGATTTCTGAAATTGTTCATTTAGACGAAGATACTTCAGAGGAAGATGTATTAAAAGAATTAGATCGTTTAAACAATGATGATTCAGTAAGTGGTATCTTAGTTCAAGTTCCACTTCCTAAACAAGTAAGTGAACAAAAAATCTTAGAATCAATTAATCCTGATAAAGACGTTGATGGCTTCCATCCTTCAAATATCGGTAAACTATACATTGACGAGCAAACATTTGTACCTTGTACACCTCTAGGTATTATGGAAATCTTAAAACATGCTGATATCGATTTAGAAGGTAAAAATGCCGTTGTTATTGGTCGTAGCCACATTGTTGGTCAACCAGTTTCTAAATTATTATTACAAGCTAATGCGACTGTAACTATTTTACATTCACGTACTAAAGATATGCAAAGTCATTTAAAAGATGCTGATGTTATCGTAAGTGCAGTTGGTAAACCTGGTCTTGTAACTAAAGATGACGTCAAAGAAGGCGCTATTATTGTCGATGTAGGTAATACACCAGATGAAAACGGTAAATTAAAAGGTGACGTTGAATTTGACGAAGTTAAAGAAGTAGCTGGCGCAATTACTCCTGTTCCAGGTGGCGTTGGTCCTTTAACAATCACTATGGTACTAAACAATACTTTATTAGCTGAAAAAATGCGTCGTGGCATTGAATAA
- a CDS encoding globin domain-containing protein: MLNEQEKAIIKETVPVLQEKGTEITSYFYKRMFNQHPELKNMFNQTNQQKGFQSTALAQSVLAAAVNIENLANILPVVKEIAYKHCALQVPPAGYDIVGENLIEAIKAVVGLDDEDPIIQTWKKAYQEIADVFIQVEKDIYSKMLWDGFKPFKIEKIEQLSSNIKAFTVTSDEYDLSRFIPGNYITVDVSSSKMPYRAKRHYSIVGGDKTHLTFAVKRDVTTDHEGEVSTILHDELKEGDDINLSAPVGPFMVENTEHPQLFIGAGIGVTPLVSMFREVADKGSQAQFIQVTGDVNDTPFTSLLKDISEKAETVNYELYDRASNGYLTKEYLDKFISSETEVYVCGGTQFLQSVIELLKEMNIDQSRIHFETFVPKLSVAV, encoded by the coding sequence GTGTTAAATGAACAGGAAAAAGCAATTATCAAAGAAACAGTGCCTGTCTTACAAGAAAAAGGTACTGAAATAACATCGTATTTTTATAAAAGAATGTTTAATCAACATCCTGAATTAAAAAATATGTTTAACCAAACTAACCAGCAGAAGGGTTTCCAATCAACTGCGTTAGCTCAAAGTGTGTTGGCAGCGGCAGTTAATATTGAAAATCTAGCTAATATTTTGCCGGTTGTTAAAGAAATCGCTTATAAACATTGTGCTTTACAAGTTCCACCTGCAGGCTACGATATCGTAGGAGAGAACTTAATCGAAGCAATCAAAGCAGTCGTAGGCCTTGATGATGAGGATCCGATTATTCAAACTTGGAAAAAAGCATATCAAGAAATCGCTGATGTATTTATTCAAGTTGAAAAAGATATTTACAGTAAAATGTTATGGGATGGATTTAAACCATTCAAAATTGAAAAAATAGAACAACTATCATCAAATATTAAAGCATTTACAGTAACTTCAGATGAATATGATTTAAGTCGATTTATCCCTGGTAACTACATTACAGTAGATGTAAGTAGTAGCAAAATGCCTTATCGTGCAAAACGTCATTATTCTATCGTTGGTGGAGACAAAACACATTTAACATTTGCAGTTAAGAGAGATGTTACTACAGATCATGAAGGTGAAGTATCAACAATATTACATGATGAATTAAAAGAGGGCGATGACATTAATTTATCAGCGCCAGTTGGACCTTTCATGGTAGAAAATACTGAACATCCACAATTATTTATTGGAGCTGGAATTGGTGTTACACCATTAGTTTCAATGTTTAGAGAAGTCGCTGATAAAGGTAGCCAGGCTCAATTCATTCAAGTGACTGGAGATGTAAATGATACACCGTTTACTTCACTATTAAAAGATATTAGTGAAAAAGCAGAAACAGTTAATTATGAATTATATGACAGAGCGTCAAATGGATATTTAACTAAAGAATATTTAGATAAATTTATTAGTAGCGAAACAGAAGTATACGTATGTGGTGGCACTCAATTTCTTCAATCAGTTATTGAATTATTGAAAGAAATGAATATTGACCAAAGCCGTATCCACTTCGAAACATTTGTACCTAAATTAAGTGTGGCTGTTTAA
- a CDS encoding DUF5011 domain-containing protein: protein MNKLIQSLSALGVSATLVTPNLSAEATSNHAPELKGVNDIVIAKGQNYNLLNGISAFDKEDGDLTHKITVDGHVDTSKVGKYKVQYHVIDSDGAKETSTRYIEVK, encoded by the coding sequence ATGAATAAACTAATACAGTCACTTTCAGCGCTCGGAGTCTCCGCAACTCTTGTTACCCCAAATTTAAGTGCCGAAGCAACGTCTAATCATGCCCCTGAACTTAAAGGTGTCAATGATATCGTGATTGCAAAAGGTCAAAATTATAATTTGTTAAATGGAATTAGTGCTTTCGACAAAGAAGATGGTGATTTAACTCATAAAATTACAGTTGATGGTCATGTGGATACATCAAAAGTCGGAAAGTATAAAGTACAGTATCATGTCATCGATTCAGATGGAGCTAAAGAGACATCTACTAGATACATAGAAGTCAAATAA